Below is a genomic region from Paenibacillus rhizovicinus.
AACTGGTACACCAGCGGTGCGTCCATCCCGGTCCTCTCGTACTAAGGACAGCTCCTCTCAAATTTCCTACGCCCACGACAGATAGGGACCGAACTGTCTCACGACGTTCTGAACCCAGCTCGCGTACCGCTTTAATGGGCGAACAGCCCAACCCTTGGGACCTACTTCAGCCCCAGGATGCGATGAGCCGACATCGAGGTGCCAAACCTCCCCGTCGATGTGGACTCTTGGGGGAGATAAGCCTGTTATCCCCAGGGTAGCTTTTATCCGTTGAGCGATGGCCCTTCCATGCGGTACCACCGGATCACTAAGCCCGACTTTCGTCCCTGCTCGACTTGTAGGTCTCGCAGTCAAGCTCCCTTATGCCTTTGCACGCTACGAATGATTTCCAACCATTCTGAGGGAACCTTTGGGCGCCTCCGTTACATTTTAGGAGGCGACCGCCCCAGTCAAACTGCCCACCTGACACGGTCCCTGTACCGGATTACGGTACCAGGTTAGAACTCCGATACGATCAGGGTGGTATCCCAACGATGCCTCCATCGAAGCTGGCGCTCCGATTTCCAAGGCTCCCACCTATCCTGTACAGATCGTACCAAAGTCCAATATCAAGCTGCAGTAAAGCTCCATGGGGTCTTTCCGTCTTGTCGCGGGTAACCTGCATCTTCACAGGTATTAAAATTTCACCGGATCTCTCGTTGAGACAGCGCCCAAGTCGTTACGCCATTCGTGCGGGTCAGAATTTACCTGACAAGGAATTTCGCTACCTTAGGACCGTTATAGTTACGGCCGCCGTTTACTGGGGCTTCGGTTCATAGCTTCGCCTTGCGGCTAACCACTCCCCTTAACCTTCCAGCACCGGGCAGGCGTCAGCCCGTATACTTCGCCTTACGGCTTCGCACAGACCTGTGTTTTTGCTAAACAGTCGCTTGGGCCTTTTCACTGCGGCCCCCTCGGGCTATTCACCCTACCGAGGCACCCCTTCTCCCGAAGTTACGGGGTCATTTTGCCGAGTTCCTTAACGAGAGTTCTTCCGAGCGCCTTAGCATACTCTGCTCGACTACCTGTGTCGGTTTGCGGTACGGGCACCTTCACCTGGCTAGAGGCTTTTCTTGGCAGCCTGAACTCATGACCTTCGCTACTGCAATTTTCGCTCCCCATCACAGCCCAGCCTTATCGATGTGCGGATTTGCCTACACATCAGCCTCACTGCTTGGACGGACATCCATCAGTCCGCGTCACTATCCTTCTGCGTCACCCCATTGCTCGTAACGGCTTACGGTGGTACAGGAATATCAACCTGTTGTCCTTCGACTACGCCTTTCGGCCTCGCCTTAGGTCCCGACTTACCCTGAGCGGACGAGCCTTCCTCAGGAATCCTTAGTCTTACGGCGGACAAGATTCTCACTTGTCTTTTCGTTACTCATACCGGCATTCTCACTCGTGTACGGTCCACCAGTCCTTACGGTCTGACTTCAGTCTGTACACGACGCTCCCCTACCCCTGATGCATACGCATCAAGCCATAGCTTCGGTGGTGTGTTTAGCCCCGTTACATTTTCGGCGCAGAGTCACTCGACCAGTGAGCTATTACGCACTCTTTAAATGGTGGCTGCTTCTAAGCCAACATCCTGGTTGTCTTTGCAACTCCACATCCTTTCCCACTTAACACACACTTGGGGACCTTAGCTGATGGTCTGGGCTGTTTCCCTCTTGACAATGGATCTTAGCACTCACTGTCTGACTCCCGGATATAAGTACATGGCATTCGGAGTTTGACTGGACTTGGTAACCCTTGGCGGGCCCCGCACCCAATCAGTGCTCTACCTCCACGACTCTCAATTCCGAGGCTAGCCCTAAAGCTATTTCGGGGAGAACCAGCTATCTCCGAGTTCGATTGGAATTTCTCCGCTACCCCCACCTCATCCCCGAATTTTTCAACATTCGTGGGTTCGGGCCTCCAGTGCGTGTTACCGCACCTTCACCCTGGACAGGGGTAGATCACACGGTTTCGGGTCTACGTCCACATACTCATTCGCCCTATTCAGACTCGCTTTCGCTGCGGCTCCGGCTCTTCACCTTAACCTTGCATGGGAACGTAACTCGCCGGTTCATTCTACAAAAGGCACGCCATCACCCATATAGAGGGCTCTGACTTTTTGTAAGCGCACGGTTTCAGGTTCTGTTTCACTCCGCTTCCGCGGTGCTTTTCACCTTTCCCTCACGGTACTGCTTCGCTATCGGTCGCTAGGGAGTATTTAGCCTTGGCAGATGGTCCTGCCGGATTCCCACGAGGTTTCACGTGTCTCGCGGTACTCAGGATCCGTCTCGGAGAGTGCTGACTTTGGACTACAGGGCTTTTACCTCTTATAGCGGGCCTTTCCAGACCTCTTCGTCTACCCAACACCTTTGTAACTCCATGTGAGACGTCCTACAACCCCAAGGAGCAAGCTCCTTGGTTTGGGCTAATCCGCGTTCGCTCGCCGCTACTGACGGAATCACTATTGTTTTCTCTTCCTCAGGGTACTTAGATGTTTCAGTTCCCCTGGTGTGCCTCCATGTTACCTATGTATTCAGTAACAGGTGACTGGACATTACTCCAGCCGGGTTTCCCCATTCGGACATCCCCGGATCAGCGCCTGCTTACGGCTCCCCGAGGCATTTCGTCGTTCGCCACGTCCTTCTTCGGCTCCTAGCGCCTAGGCATCCTCCGTGCGCTCTTAGTAGCTTAACCGTTGCTCCGGTTTACAGTGTCTGTTATGCGTCTGTTCGTGCCGTCGCTTCAGTTCCGTCAGATTCGATGAGCGTTCCCGTTGTGCTGCGCACAAAAGTCACTCTCCTTCGAACTGCCGGAGCTTCCGCTCCGTACGAAAGGCCGCCTAACGACAAAACCTTCGCTTGCAGCAAATCGTGTTAACGATGCTGCCATTCTCGTTAATCTCAGCTAAGAGATATTTCGCAAATTTCATATCCAGTTTTCAAAGTGCAAGGTTGTTTTGTGGTCGATGCTCTCCCTTAAACAAGGAAAAACAACTTCTTCAAAAACAGAAGTGCTTGTCGCACTCGCTTGGCAACGTCCTACTCTCCCAGGACCCTGCGGTCCAAGTACCATCGGCGCTGGAGGGCTTAACGGTCGTGTTCGGGATGGGTACGCGTGGTTCCCCTCCGCCATCGCCACCAAACGAATGTACGGTTTGGATTTACTCGGCAGCTGCGCTGCTTCGAAATCCGTATTTGATTGTGAAGACTTGCGCCTTCAAAACTGAACATGAGCGACCATGTCGATTGTGCATCTTGCGATGCTTATCTGATCTTCATCGAGATCAGGTATTTCCTTAGAAAGGAGGTGATCCAGCCGCACCTTCCGATACGGCTACCTTGTTACGACTTCACCCCAATCATCTACCCCACCTTCGGCGGCTGGCTCCCTTGTGGGTTACCCCACCGACTTCGGGTGTTGTAAACTCTCGTGGTGTGACGGGCGGTGTGTACAAGACCCGGGAACGTATTCACCGCGGCATGCTGATCCGCGATTACTAGCAATTCCGACTTCATGCAGGCGAGTTGCAGCCTGCAATCCGAACTGAGACCGGCTTTGATAGGATTGGCTCCACCTCGCGGTTTCGCTTCCCGTTGTACCGGCCATTGTAGTACGTGTGTAGCCCAGCTCATAAGGGGCATGATGATTTGACGTCATCCCCACCTTCCTCCGGTTTGTCACCGGCAGTCACCTTAGAGTGCCCAGCCTTACCTGCTGGCAACTAAGATCAAGGGTTGCGCTCGTTGCGGGACTTAACCCAACATCTCACGACACGAGCTGACGACAACCATGCACCACCTGTCTCCTCTGTCCCGAAGGCCTGCACTGTCTCCAATGCATTCAGAGGGATGTCAAGAGCTGGTAAGGTTCTTCGCGTTGCTTCGAATTAAACCACATACTCCACTGCTTGTGCGGGTCCCCGTCAATTCCTTTGAGTTTCACTCTTGCGAGCGTACTCCCCAGGCGGAATGCTTAATGTGTTAACTTCGGCACCAAGGGTATCGAAACCCCTAACACCTAGCATTCATCGTTTACGGCGTGGACTACCAGGGTATCTAATCCTGTTTGCTCCCCACGCTTTCGCGCCTCAGCGTCAGTTACAGCCCAGAAAGTCGCCTTCGCCACTGGTGTTCCTCCACATCTCTACGCATTTCACCGCTACACGTGGAATTCCACTTTCCTCTTCTGTACTCAAGCCTTGCAGTTTCCGATGCGAATCAGAGTTGAGCTCTGAGATTAAACACCAGACTTACAAAGCCGCCTGCGCGCGCTTTACGCCCAATAATTCCGGACAACGCTTGCCCCCTACGTATTACCGCGGCTGCTGGCACGTAGTTAGCCGGGGCTTTCTTCTCAGGTACCGTCATTCCAAGCGCAGTTACTCGCCTGGCTGTTCTTCCCTGGCAACAGAGCTTTACGATCCGAAAACCTTCATCACTCACGCGGCGTTGCTCCGTCAGACTTTCGTCCATTGCGGAAGATTCCCTACTGCTGCCTCCCGTAGGAGTCTGGGCCGTGTCTCAGTCCCAGTGTGGCCGATCACCCTCTCAGGTCGGCTATGCATCGTCGCCTTGGTGAGCCGTTACCCCACCAACTAGCTAATGCACCGCAGGCCCATCTATAAGTGACAGCTTGCGCCGTCTTTCCCAATCTCCCCATGCGAGGTAATTGCGTATCCGGTATTAGCATTCGTTTCCGAATGTTATCCCGGTCTTACAGGCAGGTTGCCTACGTGTTACTCACCCGTCCGCCGCTAAGCTATCCCCGAAGGAATAACTCCGCTCGACTTGCATGTATTAGGCACGCCGCCAGCGTTCGTCCTGAGCCAGGATCAAACTCTCCATAAAAGTGGCCGAAGCCATTGTATGAATTCGCTTGGTAGCTCATTCAAAAACTAGCTTTGCGAAACGTTCGTTTCGCGATTTATAACCTTTTGACAGGTCGCTCATTGTTCAGTTTTCAAGGAACAAGTATTTGTTGATTTCTCGCCCAGCCTCTCGGCCAGATGTAGAATATATCATACTTCAAAACCGTTTGGCAAGCTTTATTTTTAAAAACTTGTTTCGGTTTCGATCACCGTTCCGCGTGTCTCTCTCGGCCGGAATAAGAATATACCATGTTCTCAAACCCACTTGCAACAGGTATAATTTTACACCAATATTCGATCTTAACGTCACCTCCTATGCAGTACTAAGCTCTGTTTACCCGCAGGGGCAATTTCATAATCAGCATCTCTCCATTTCGTCTAAGATCCCATACAAAAAAAACCGCCGTCAACGGAGCCTCAGCCTCCTATTAACGGCGATCATTTCTATAATGCCTATCGTTTCTCCATTGGCAGCCAGTCCAGGATGCGCGGAAGCTTCACATTCCAGTAGCCCCACTCGTGCAATCCCGGCTCCTCTTCATAGTCAACCTCTAGACCGAGCTTGCCTGCATGGCGAAGGAAGCGCAAGCCGTCCTCGTAAAGGAAGTCCTCGGTACCGCAGCATTGGTAGAGCTTCGGTACCGGCTCCCCGGAACGCGCCGCCGTCTCCGCGATCGCGAACAAGTCGTCCTTGTGCGCGCCATCATTCACATCGCCGAAAATATCGCCGTACTCCCCGCTCGTGAACAAGACTCTGAGCGCGCGCACGTCGAGCGCGCCCGACAGGCTGGCCGCGGCCGCGAATTGCTCCGGCTTCGACAAGGCCAGCTTGAACGCGCCATAGCCTCCCATCGATTGGCCTGCGACGAATGTATCCTCCCTCCGGTCGGAAATCGGAAACAGCGCCCGCGCCACTTTCGGCAGCTCCTCGCTTACGTATGTCCAATACTTCAACCCATGCGCCATG
It encodes:
- a CDS encoding alpha/beta hydrolase — protein: MAVLQTTFFSSALGMTSSLTAVLPQDAAPGEKFPVLFLLHGLSDDHTTWLRLTTLELLLQNRRLAVIMPNVHRSFYSDMAHGLKYWTYVSEELPKVARALFPISDRREDTFVAGQSMGGYGAFKLALSKPEQFAAAASLSGALDVRALRVLFTSGEYGDIFGDVNDGAHKDDLFAIAETAARSGEPVPKLYQCCGTEDFLYEDGLRFLRHAGKLGLEVDYEEEPGLHEWGYWNVKLPRILDWLPMEKR